One Vitis vinifera cultivar Pinot Noir 40024 chromosome 8, ASM3070453v1 genomic window carries:
- the LOC100249849 gene encoding protein MODIFIER OF SNC1 11 isoform X2, whose product MATDTQKLLQENPSKTLGVDPPADSNASLKNRLQEDAPNTTIPLSPTDNTVSNVSSKEPDESKVGGSAGAADPVASSPTNTATVSDIQKKIRRAERFGMPVQLSEEEKRNSRAERFGTGPTVHGSDGSKKSEELKRKARAERFGLPLDSAPTDEESKKKARLARFASVSKTDTLEEDKKKARAIRFSNPPSDSLSQVNGKGEDIEPTAIAGKASGGA is encoded by the exons ATGGCGACCGATACGCAGAAGCTTTTGCAAGAAAACCCTAGCAAAACCCTAGGTGTAGATCCCCCTGCCGACAGCAACGCCTCGCTCAAGAATCGTCTCCAAGAAGACGCTCCCAACACAACTATTCCGTTGTCGCCTACCGATAATACTGTTTCAAATGTTTCTTCCAAAGAACCCGATGAATCGAAGGTAGGAGGTTCGGCCGGCGCTGCAGATCCGGTGGCCTCGTCCCCGACGAATACTGCTACTGTTTCGGATATTCAGAAAAAGATCCGCCGAGCCGAGCGGTTCGGGATGCCGGTGCAGCTGTCCGAAGAGGAAAAACGCAATTCCCGAGCCGAAAG GTTTGGCACTGGGCCCACGGTGCATGGATCAGATGGATCAAAGAAATCAGAAGAGCTGAAGAGAAAGGCTAGAGCAGAGAG GTTTGGGCTTCCTCTTGATTCTGCACCTACTGATGAGGAGTCCAAGAAGAAAGCTCGGCTTGCCAGATTTGCATCAGTGTCCAAGACAGATACACTGGAGGAGGATAAAAAGAAAGCAAGGGCTATCAG GTTTTCAAATCCTCCATCTGATTCTCTATCACAAGTGAATGGCAAGGGAGAAGATATTGAGCCG ACTGCTATTGCTGGCAAGGCCAGTGGAGGGGCCTGA
- the LOC100249849 gene encoding protein MODIFIER OF SNC1 11 isoform X1 — MATDTQKLLQENPSKTLGVDPPADSNASLKNRLQEDAPNTTIPLSPTDNTVSNVSSKEPDESKVGGSAGAADPVASSPTNTATVSDIQKKIRRAERFGMPVQLSEEEKRNSRAERFGTGPTVHGSDGSKKSEELKRKARAERFGLPLDSAPTDEESKKKARLARFASVSKTDTLEEDKKKARAIRFSNPPSDSLSQVNGKGEDIEPKTAIAGKASGGA; from the exons ATGGCGACCGATACGCAGAAGCTTTTGCAAGAAAACCCTAGCAAAACCCTAGGTGTAGATCCCCCTGCCGACAGCAACGCCTCGCTCAAGAATCGTCTCCAAGAAGACGCTCCCAACACAACTATTCCGTTGTCGCCTACCGATAATACTGTTTCAAATGTTTCTTCCAAAGAACCCGATGAATCGAAGGTAGGAGGTTCGGCCGGCGCTGCAGATCCGGTGGCCTCGTCCCCGACGAATACTGCTACTGTTTCGGATATTCAGAAAAAGATCCGCCGAGCCGAGCGGTTCGGGATGCCGGTGCAGCTGTCCGAAGAGGAAAAACGCAATTCCCGAGCCGAAAG GTTTGGCACTGGGCCCACGGTGCATGGATCAGATGGATCAAAGAAATCAGAAGAGCTGAAGAGAAAGGCTAGAGCAGAGAG GTTTGGGCTTCCTCTTGATTCTGCACCTACTGATGAGGAGTCCAAGAAGAAAGCTCGGCTTGCCAGATTTGCATCAGTGTCCAAGACAGATACACTGGAGGAGGATAAAAAGAAAGCAAGGGCTATCAG GTTTTCAAATCCTCCATCTGATTCTCTATCACAAGTGAATGGCAAGGGAGAAGATATTGAGCCG AAGACTGCTATTGCTGGCAAGGCCAGTGGAGGGGCCTGA
- the LOC109121434 gene encoding pentatricopeptide repeat-containing protein At5g66500, mitochondrial: MPHRDLYTLNSLIASHVRSGNAVAALSVFRRIHRAGSHLNSYTLTPVLAVLDPICGKQVHALAIKTGSDTPTVTKTALMDMYSKYGQLGSSVRVFEEVGFKDVVTWNTMLSSFVRHGRPEEALAVFREMQKEGVWLSEFTLCSLLKACTLLKAFQQGKQVHALVVVMGRDLVVLGTALIDFYTNVECIGEAMEIFHNLNWKKDDVMRNSLISGCVRNRRYKEAFLIMSAMRPNVVAVTSALAACSKNSDLWVGKQIHCVAMRFGFTFDTQLCNVLLDMYAKCGKILNARSLFDRMDKKDVVSWTSMIDAYGNHGHGLEALKLFKKMEGEGNSILPNLVTFLAVLSACAHSGMVEQGQECFNLIQKKYSLDPGPEHYACFIDILGRAGQIEEVWRLFNNMIKNQTKPTAAVWAAILNACSHNLDVSRGEFAAKNLLELEPNKPGNYVLLSNFYAAVGRWDSVNELRSIMRKKGLVKETGNSWVTVAHCHENIQHIN; the protein is encoded by the coding sequence ATGCCCCATAGAGACCTCTACACACTCAATTCCCTTATCGCTTCTCACGTTCGCAGTGGAAATGCCGTGGCCGCATTGTCTGTCTTCCGCCGCATTCACCGTGCCGGTTCCCACCTCAATTCCTACACTCTCACTCCTGTTCTGGCTGTGCTTGACCCAATATGTGGAAAACAGGTCCATGCTTTGGCTATCAAAACGGGTTCTGATACTCCAACTGTCACCAAAACTGCGCTTATGGATATGTATTCCAAGTACGGTCAGTTGGGCAGCTCGGTTCGTGTGTTTGAAGAGGTGGGTTTCAAGGACGTTGTGACTTGGAACACTATGCTTTCCAGTTTTGTAAGGCATGGCCGACCCGAGGAAGCTCTCGCTGTTTTCAGAGAAATGCAGAAGGAAGGAGTGTGGTTGAGCGAGTTTACTCTGTGTTCTCTTCTCAAAGCTTGCACCCTTTTGAAGGCCTTTCAACAGGGTAAGCAGGTTCATGCGTTGGTGGTTGTGATGGGTCGCGATTTGGTTGTTCTGGGTACTGCGCTTATTGATTTTTACACTAATGTTGAGTGCATTGGGGAAGCCATGGAAATATTTCACAATTTGAATTGGAAAAAAGATGATGTCATGCGCAATTCTTTGATTTCCGGGTGCGTTCGGAATCGAAGGTACAAAGAGGCATTCTTGATTATGAGTGCAATGAGACCCAATGTAGTTGCAGTTACTAGTGCTCTTGCCgcttgctccaagaattcagaTTTGTGGGTTGGGAAGCAGATACACTGTGTGGCAATGCGATTTGGGTTCACATTTGATACCCAATTGTGTAATGTTCTCCTAGACATGTATGCAAAATGCGGGAAAATTTTGAATGCTCGATCACTGTTTGATAGAATGGATAAAAAAGATGTAGTGTCTTGGACAAGCATGATAGATGCATATGGAAATCATGGTCATGGGCTTGAAGCTCTCAAACTGTTCAAGAAGATGGAGGGCGAGGGAAACAGTATCCTGCCAAACTTAGTGACGTTTCTTGCGGTTTTATCAGCTTGTGCGCACTCAGGGATGGTGGAACAGGGCCAAGAATGTTTTAATTTGATCCAGAAGAAATACAGTTTGGATCCAGGTCCTGAACATTATGCCTGCTTCATAGATATCTTAGGCCGGGCAGGTCAGATAGAAGAGGTGTGGCGTCTGtttaataatatgattaaaaatcaaaccaaacccACAGCTGCAGTATGGGCAGCTATACTGAATGCTTGTAGTCACAACCTGGATGTCTCAAGGGGTGAGTTTGCTGCAAAGAATCTCCTTGAATTAGAGCCAAATAAGCCTGGAAATTATGTACTGCTTTCAAATTTCTATGCAGCTGTTGGAAGGTGGGATTCTGTGAATGAACTAAGAAGCATTATGAGGAAGAAAGGACTGGTTAAAGAAACTGGGAATA